The Populus alba chromosome 6, ASM523922v2, whole genome shotgun sequence genome contains a region encoding:
- the LOC118043850 gene encoding uncharacterized protein: MSGAPRVRSMNVADSEARSVLGPTGNTKAGPLTSARKPASKQLRKDGKSPEEVKLGEEKKVVTVPTVGNLSPKSLSGNFSSVLRRHEQLLHSNLSLNASCSSDASTDSFHSRTSTGRLIRSNNVGTRRKQYVSKPRSVVSDGGLESLPSSDGSQSKKTCAWVTPNTDPCYTAFHDEEWGLPVHDDRKLFELLVLSGALAELTWPAILSKRHMFREVFADFDPIAVSKFNEKKIIAPGSTAASLLSELKLRAIIENARQISKVIDEFGSFDKYIWSFVNYKPIVSRFRYPRQVPVKTPKADAISKDLVRRGFRSVGPTVIYSFMQVAGVTNDHLISCFRFQECIDAAEGKEENGIKSEDVKTDDIMESKISIAIDELSFSSE, from the exons ACACCAAGGCAGGGCCATTGACGAGTGCTCGGAAACCTGCCTCAAAGCAATTAAGAAAGGATGGGAAATCGCCTGAAGAGGTTAAATTAGGGGAAGAGAAGAAAGTCGTTACGGTGCCCACTGTCGGTAATTTATCCCCCAAATCACTTTCTGGCAATTTTTCTTCAGTGCTTCGCCGCCATGAACAGTTGTTGCATTCGAATTTGTCACTAAATGCTTCTTGTTCATCTGATGCCTCCACTGATTCATTTCATAGCCGAACATCTACTGGGAGGTTGATTCGGTCAAATAATGTAGGGACTAGAAGGAAGCAGTATGTTTCAAAGCCAAGAAGTGTTGTGTCTGATGGGGGTTTAGAATCTCTACCTTCTTCTGATGGTTCACAGTCCAAGAAAACTTGTGCCTGGGTGACACCAAATACTG ATCCATGTTATACTGCTTTCCATGATGAAGAATGGGGACTCCCAGTACATGATGACAG GAAGTTGTTTGAGCTTCTTGTCCTTTCAGGTGCTTTGGCTGAACTTACCTGGCCTGCTATTCTAAGCAAAAGGCACATGTTTAG GGAAGTTTTTGCAGATTTTGATCCAATTGCAGTCTCAAAATTTAATGAGAAGAAGATCATAGCACCTGGAAGCACCGCAGCTTCCCTGTTATCAGAGCTTAAGCTCCGTGCTATCATTGAGAATGCTCGCCAAATATCCAAG GTCATTGATGAGTTTGGGTCATTTGACAAATATATTTGGAGCTTTGTGAACTACAAGCCTATAGTTAGCAGATTCCGGTATCCTCGACAGGTCCCCGTGAAAACTCCCAAAGCAGATGCGATAAGCAAGGACCTTGTAAGAAGAGGGTTCCGCTCTGTGGGGCCCACAGTCATCTACTCGTTCATGCAGGTGGCAGGGGTAACGAACGATCACCTCATTAGTTGCTTCAGATTCCAGGAGTGTATAGATGCAGCagaagggaaagaagaaaaCGGCATCAAGTCTGAAGATGTAAAAACCGATGACATCATGGAATCCAAAATATCCATAGCTATTGATGAATTGAGTTTCTCCTCGGAATGA